The window caactgGAATGACAGTGCACAAAATACATCAATGGACAATGTTTTATATTTGAATTAATGTCCAAATTAGTTTAAAACATGATTGGTATGAGAGGTATTTAAAGCTGACTGAACGAAAACCAACACAAGACTAATGAGACTGGTAAATTGTCAAAATTAACGTCAGCTTTCAAATACCAGAACTTTCAACAAATAAATAATTACTGCCAATGCTTTTCTTAAGAAACAGCTGTACTAGTTCGCTTTTTATAAATCTAAATTATTATTGACATTTACAAAAGTACTCAAAGAGCTTCACCAGAAACTttacaaaaaaagtaaaattgcCTTACTTGAATGAAATTGAATTCCCTCCAGTTCAGAGAATTTGCCACTGAAGGCAATGATGTCACAGCGAGCAATGAAAGCATGCCGATAGCCAAAATTCCAAAGAAAAGGTAAATTTCCATCCTCCATACTTCTTCTTCTACCCAAATATTCTTCTTATCACCTCTACTCTGTTAAACCATGAGAAATTGCACCAGTTATAAACATAAATAACTATACCCAAAGAATCACTATAAAATTAATTTTCAATCTTTAATGCAACTTAGTCATTTTACTGCATTTTCAAACCGTGCCATAAGCCTTTTGAGTTTTGATGAAAAGTTCAATATTAAATCCTCTCTACGTTGTTGATAGATCTGATAAATGATTTTCAGCATTAAAGTTATCATTTTCTGGAGTGTACCTAATTGTACtaagttgtgtgtgtgttaggcCTTTCAATTGTCCTGCAAACTTAAAAACGTATTATTTTGGGCCATATTAGATATAAGCCATGACAGGATCAAATATTGATTTCAATCGAATCTCTTCATCACTATAATCGTTACACAACTTATTTGGCACTATTAATAGCATTCAGATGGGTACTGAGCACTGTCTTTTTGATGCCCGATTACTCAAACTGCAAAGCCCAGATAAGTGACAATGTTATATAAAAGAGAAGTGATTCAGGAACTAAAATCAAAACAACATCAtcagtatttattattttattgtaaGGATCTCAGAAAACTATATCATGCCAAATTCCTATATGAAACTCACAAATTATTAAAAACCTGAATTTTAATTTGCAGAGTCATTTTACCTTAATAAGTTTCAGTTCAAATTTCTGTTCCTATAATGCCAGTAATTTTTGAATTAAacgtattttttaaaatattttattctaAGCTATAGGAAATGGTGACATAGAGATTAGATAATTTTTCAAGTCATGGTTCAAAAATAATACGTTACATAAATAACAAAGACTAtcaggatgtacaggtttattaGGATCTTCAGATTACTAAGTAGTCTTTGGTAGATCAAGCCGATTAAAAATTCCTTACAATACTATCTTCTTGTTAATGGTTGCTCTTCTAGGTCTTTGATTACCAGAATTTAGTTTTAAAACGGCTTGCATTCTAGTGCCAGTGTTTATAGCCATTTCTTTTTCAGATAAATGGCTGTTACTCATTTAATGTAGTCTGATCCAGCTCAGGAAAGTTACAGAACAAATGGTCActatattaaatattttaatgtAAAGTTAATTAGGAAGGAAGGTTAATAATTTTTACTAATTGTACTCTGTACCTATTAATTTAGTCAGTTCATATTTTTTTATAATTTGAATTCATTTAAAGTGGTAATTTGCCATCTTAATGATATTGCTTAATTGAAATTTCTAGATAATTTGATAAATCAAAAAAAATCTCTCCATCCACTTACATTCCCACTCCAAGAGGAGATTTTACTTTTTGATTCTCTTAGAAAACACCAAATTTACTTATAAGACCAGGATCTAGTTTGACACTTGTAAAATGGTCTAGAAGGTGTTCTCCAATGAAActtgccacttggtggtgtgctTGCTGCATCATCTTTGAAATTAGTTATTAACAGACCAGTTGCGTGATATTACATTTCTCTTACCAAAGCAGAAGCTTCATTCAGCAGCTGGTAACGGGCAGATCTACGCATAGGGAGGCACAGGCTGTAGACAGCATGTAAGGCAGCACAGAGGAAGCTCAACAGACCAAGTTGTTTCCTTTGTTGAAGCCACTGATCTAACCAGCATGGAAAACGCTTGTACTTTGTACCATTGCGCAGTTGAAAGAGTGCTGCAAGAACTCCTGGCAGGTAAACAAGGGATAGCATCACGAATGAAACACATGGTAGAGCGACATTGACGACACTAATTGGGATTTTATAAAATACATTCTGCCCTTTCATTACATATGGGTGAATAACCTTCCTAATAAAGCTGTacacatagaaaagtacaaatAAGACTACAGTCAGGATAATAGGCATTTTCCACGAAGGGAAGAGACGTAATGGGAGGTTCTCAATTTCTTTTGCTGATGATAGTAAGCCAAAATCCAGAGGAATGAATCCCATATTTCGTGCTATTTCAACCACCATGCATCTAGCTTCTTGGCTGTTACTACAGATCATCACCTGCAGGAGAAGAAGATATTCTTGTAaatcaaaaacatagaaacagttTTCCAGAAAGTTTATGGCTAAATAATGAACGTGGGGTTATTCTCCCAGccaaaaatatattttggcatAACTAGGATTTAATTTTGTTCACAGAAGTCTAGGAAATACTAAATTACACCACAAACTGTTTTGTTTATGGTCCAACAATCTGCACTTTCAGGAATTCTACATCACTTTACTCAAGAGTAAAACCATCGCCGATTTGGAATTGTCACAAATTATTTTCAGTACCAAGTGAAAATTCTTTTGCACCAAAGTTAGTTTCAATATAAATATGTTCTcatttaaatgtaaaaatgtagatTTGTTCTGAGAAATGTGCTGAAGTCCTAATCATgatctgcactttaaaaaaaatcataattcaaCACTTTGAAGAACAGCGAGACTGCAACTGGCCTGATCAGACTGTTTAAAATTCACAATttaacaattatacattttttttgTTACCATATCACAGCAGTAataaaatcaagttcaagttcaagtttacatttattgtcactgtaccaatAGGTACAGCGAGATTTGTGTTGCCATACAgcaatacaaataaaaataacaccACACACGgtggaatttaacatgaacatccccacacagcggaatcaacgtttcccactgtggggaaggcaataaaagttcagtcatctgCCTCTATGTTCACCCGTAAATGCATAAATATTATAAACAGGATCTGGAAGGTTCAAGGGTCCAAGAGGTATTTTATACCCAAAGTCTTATAATGGTTCataagtcataagatcataaatgataggagcagaattaggccattcggcccatcaagtctactccaccatccaatcatggttgttattttcccccccccccccccccactacaatattcaacctctcccaggccaagtccgtggtccctgcctgcttcaaaagatccgtcattgtacctgtacctaaaATTGTCtccccagcttgtctgaatgactaccattcggtggccctcacctcggtagtcgtgAAATGCTTTGAGGGgttggtcaagaaacacatctgcgccttcctcccttgcaacatggacccgctacaattcacATACCATCAATTCGTATActgtaaggcaaggcagcacctttaccacctcaggcaactgaggaaattcagagtgtctctgaggatcctccagtgcttctactcagaggctgtggaaagcatcttgtctggaaacatcacgatttggtttgggaactgctctgcccaggacaaggctctgcagagtagtgcgttcggccgaacgcactatgggaactacactcacccccctgcaggaactacacatcagaaggtgcaactccagagccaacaagatcatgggagaacccttccaccccagcaacagactgttccagctgctacggtcaggcaaacgcctccgttgccatgctgtgaaaacggaggatgagaaggagtttcttcccggaggcaattaggactgtaaactcctatctcaccagggactaactttactgtaccttttactgttgtgtctttttaaaattgctgttttttttaatttttttcctcccacaaatatgcaatatgtgaatatgtgtttctgttccattctgttttgtagtttttttgcacaatccacgagcattgctacttttcatttcactgcacatctcgtatgtgtatgtgacgaataaacttaacTTTGACTTtctccccattctcttgccttctccccataatctctgacacctgtactaatgggTTTGTAGCCCCATGTCTATCATAAATCAGGGTACattaataaaaggaaagaattaCATTGGGTCACTTTATTTACTGATACATACCTGTTTACTTCCATCTCTTGCACCTGACTGTAGAGCCCAGGCTGAGATGAGATTAAAGGCTTTTACAACTGTAGATTCTGGGAACATAGAAGCAAGGCGTTCTGCATTTGATTCTTCACGCTCATTTACTTCAACATTGTTGCTGACATCCACAAGAATCTTTCCCATCAGTCCATCTCTAAGTTTGTTCAATGTACTGTAATGTTCATGGTGCACTGCTACAAAGATGATGTTTGCCCTGTTAGTAGCTTCACGTTGACTGGTAACTTCAATTGCACTGGGAAACAAACTTTCATTGCATTTAGGATATCGACTTCCAACGATCACGTCATAACCAGAACATACGAGACGTGTTGCCAAGGAGCGAGCAAAATCTCCAGTCCCCAAAATACCCACTGTAATTTTCTGGAGGCTGTAATTATGAATTTCACACTCATTCCCCAAGAGTGGCTTTATCATTTCCTTTTTGGCCATTCTCTGCAGCAAGAAAAGAAATGGTGAGATGTGATTTTCTGTGGATAATTATAGTATACAAACATGATGAGATGGAGGTGGGAAGTGGAGAATGTAAGTGtaggagccattcatgcttaGGCTAGTTACTGTATAAATACATATTGCGTtgttttgtctagatatttctagcagGATCATTTTGAACACTTGGGGGTGGGCATTTGATACGTAGATGGGTGTGACACACATGATAGAGGTTAGAGGGACTGACCAGATCAGAGACCAGCCATGGGATTTGGAGAGAAAACAGTTCTTACCAGATAGTAAGAGAGACTTCTTAAGGGAGAAGGGAGTCTGCTTTAGAGGTTTGAAGAAAGCACACATGAGTAGAGACTGCAAGAGTCGTATGACTTGTGATGTGTGCAAACATCCTGAAATACTTCACACTGAACAGAAGAACACAGAGAAGAAGCCGGAGCATACAGAACAGAATGAGAAACCAACTGTGAGTGATGCTGTTTCCTCATCTAAGATGTGTGCCAATATTGGGGCCGGTGATGAAGTCTGCATCTTCTCCaccttaccagtacaggtaaaaGCCGCAAGGGGGACACGGTGTTGTAAGCATAcgcatttttggatcatggaagttcaacAACCTTATGTACAGAAAGCTGGACAGTACAGGACAAAAGATTAAGATTCTCTTGCGTACCATAAATGAAGAGAAGCCCGTGATCAGTCATCATATCTCAGGtttggaaatatctagtctggacaaagatgattttatacaactatctGATGTGTTCACACATAAGACAATTTCTCATCTAAACATTCCCAGCCAGGAAGAGCTGAAgcaatggccttacttgaaggatgtcaagattcCTAAAATCCTAAAATAGACACTGGCATCGACCTACTCATTGGAACAAATGCTCCAAAGGTATTGGAACCTTGGGAGCTGGTCAacagccaaggggatggaccatTTGCCGTGAAGACCCTACTTGGATGGGTCCTCTATGGTCCCCTGAGAAGAGACAATGAAAGCTGGAATGAAAATGGCCgccctgctgctgctgtcaatTGAATATCCATTGTAAACCTAGAACAGCTACTGGTCAAGCAATACAATCACGACTTCAGAGAAAGAACCAGCAAGGAAGCAGAAGAAATGTCCAGAAAAGAAgtaaagttcttggatattatgaaccaGTCGGTAAAGATGATAGATGGACACTATTGTCTAgatttacctttcaaacaagaaagcgtCAATTTGCTGAATAACCGTTGCATTGCAGTGCAGCGCATCAAGAGCCTGAAATGCAGGTTTGGCAAGAATGAGTAATGTCAtgatcaggcacggaaatcgctgtcaaaacatgagggggggacacaatttcttggtggccatgCGCACGCACGCGAGGCATAGGCCCTAAACCctgtctagtatctttgctgtggAAGGTAACatggggagctgacctggttggtgaccgactccgaactccagcaacagcaggttCGTACGTCCCGAATCGTggtgcttgaatcggcccgttcgcggggccttccaTCCCccagcgggggcttcaacattgggagcctcgatcgcctcgacacagCAATTTGACCatggggcgatggaagatcccggcTGTGCCGGGCCGGACGGTGAAAAGCCCtgcgaacgggccaattcaagctctgctctatgatctttgctccatggacgtctccctcctccaatcaccgcactctatcctcagtcccacccccctacttccgcctctgaccgacacctccctcctccaatcgtcGCGTTGAATCAccatggccccccccccccattgcctgctgaccaacgtctctctcgtccaatcggcgccctcgatcatcagtcccaccccactgtctcgcggaaagcggtgatttcaccgagttttaaaatctggattacaaaaaaatgggggggtcgtcccccacctctcaaaacagggtgggggggggggacgtgccccccccccgtccccccgggatttccgccccctgTTCATGATTAATATATATCCTTACAGAAATAATTGATAATGGTTATACTGAAATGGTACCAGTGGACCAGCTGAATCGAAGTGATGGAGAGCTCTGGTACATCCCACTTcatggggtgtatcactcaaGGAAAGGAAACttaagggtggtctttgactgtgggGCAGTTTTTAAAGGAACATCACCTAATTGCCAACTGCTGCAGGGTCCAGACATACCAATTCACTCATTGCACTTCTTATCAAATTCAGACAAGAACTGGTTGCTTTGATTGCTGATATGAAAGCAATGTTTCATCAGGTCAAGGTGACAGAAAAGCATATTGACTATTTGTGGCTCCTGTGGCGGCCTGAGGGTGATGCACAGCAAGATCCTGTTGAATACCGGAtaaaggtacatctttttggagcagtgtcatcGCCAAGTTGTGCAACCTTTGCATTAAGGAAGACTGCTGAAGACAACAAAGCTCATTTCCCAGCAGAGGTGATAAACACAGTAAAGAACAACTTCTACGTAGACGATTCTTTAAAGTCTATGCCTTCAGAACAAGAAGCAATTCAAATGGCAGCACACTTGACTTCCCTCTGCCAAATGGGAGGATTCATGCTGtcaaagtggatcagcaacagccgtGCTGTATTGGTATCCATTCCACAAGAAAACAGAGCCAAGAAGACCAGGGAGTTGGACTTGGACAAAGACAATCGGCCtatggaaagggcactgggatTGCACTGGATTGCATTGAAGCAGGTGTTGAAGTTCAGAATTGCGGTACAGGAACGACCATACACAAGACAGGGCATCTTGTCCGTGGTTGGCTCTATATATGACCCTTTAGGATTTCTAGCCCCATTTACTCTGCCAGCTAAGCTGATTAAGCAGGAGTTTTGTAAGGAAAGACTCGGATGGGATGAGAGCATAACGCAAACCTTCTATCAGCGATGGACAGGatggttagcagatctcaacaagatGTCAGAATTTAAAGTGGACCGGTGCATGAAGCCCACAAACTTTGGTCAAGTTTCATCTTTAAGATCAGACAATGGCACAAATTTTATCAGAGAGGAAAGAGAATTGAGAGAAGCAATCAATGGCTTAAATCAGAACAAGATCCAGCGAGGAATAAGGTGGAACTTTAATCCCCAGCAGGATCCCATCATGGCAGTGTTTGGGAATGATTGATCCGCATGGTTCAAAATGTGCTTCACTCTGTTCTTAAACAACAAGTTGTGAACGATGAAGGATTGCAAACATTATTTTGTGAAgttgaagcaattttaaatgatcgACCCATTACCAAGAATTCTGAAGATCCAGGGGACCTGGAAGCACTTCACCTTACCATCTTCTTCTGTTGAAGACCAAGCCATTACTACCACCTGGACTCTTTGTGAAGGAAGACTTGTACATTAAACACAGATGGAAACAGGTACAATATATGGCAGATATTTTTTGGAAACGGCGGACACAAGAATACTTGCCTCTAATCCAAGAAAGACAACGATGGTCAAGGGTAA is drawn from Amblyraja radiata isolate CabotCenter1 chromosome 7, sAmbRad1.1.pri, whole genome shotgun sequence and contains these coding sequences:
- the steap3 gene encoding metalloreductase STEAP3 isoform X3, with translation MAERPSNLDEAQQQRRMAKKEMIKPLLGNECEIHNYSLQKITVGILGTGDFARSLATRLVCSGYDVIVGSRYPKCNESLFPSAIEVTSQREATNRANIIFVAVHHEHYSTLNKLRDGLMGKILVDVSNNVEVNEREESNAERLASMFPESTVVKAFNLISAWALQSGARDGSKQVMICSNSQEARCMVVEIARNMGFIPLDFGLLSSAKEIENLPLRLFPSWKMPIILTVVLFVLFYVYSFIRKVIHPYVMKGQNVFYKIPISVVNVALPCVSFVMLSLVYLPGVLAALFQLRNGTKYKRFPCWLDQWLQQRKQLGLLSFLCAALHAVYSLCLPMRRSARYQLLNEASALSRLGFTALVVSTLHVLTFGWRKAFDSTQYKFYLPPTFAITLIVPCIVLPTKAFLFLPCVNRKLKRIRRGWETSHQAKFREPGEADSVAHFSMESTSRV
- the steap3 gene encoding metalloreductase STEAP3 isoform X2 is translated as MAKKEMIKPLLGNECEIHNYSLQKITVGILGTGDFARSLATRLVCSGYDVIVGSRYPKCNESLFPSAIEVTSQREATNRANIIFVAVHHEHYSTLNKLRDGLMGKILVDVSNNVEVNEREESNAERLASMFPESTVVKAFNLISAWALQSGARDGSKQVMICSNSQEARCMVVEIARNMGFIPLDFGLLSSAKEIENLPLRLFPSWKMPIILTVVLFVLFYVYSFIRKVIHPYVMKGQNVFYKIPISVVNVALPCVSFVMLSLVYLPGVLAALFQLRNGTKYKRFPCWLDQWLQQRKQLGLLSFLCAALHAVYSLCLPMRRSARYQLLNEASALSRGDKKNIWVEEEVWRMEIYLFFGILAIGMLSLLAVTSLPSVANSLNWREFNFIQSRLGFTALVVSTLHVLTFGWRKAFDSTQYKFYLPPTFAITLIVPCIVLPTKAFLFLPCVNRKLKRIRRGWETSHQAKFREPGEADSVAHFSMESTSRV
- the steap3 gene encoding metalloreductase STEAP3 isoform X1; amino-acid sequence: MAERPSNLDEAQQQRRMAKKEMIKPLLGNECEIHNYSLQKITVGILGTGDFARSLATRLVCSGYDVIVGSRYPKCNESLFPSAIEVTSQREATNRANIIFVAVHHEHYSTLNKLRDGLMGKILVDVSNNVEVNEREESNAERLASMFPESTVVKAFNLISAWALQSGARDGSKQVMICSNSQEARCMVVEIARNMGFIPLDFGLLSSAKEIENLPLRLFPSWKMPIILTVVLFVLFYVYSFIRKVIHPYVMKGQNVFYKIPISVVNVALPCVSFVMLSLVYLPGVLAALFQLRNGTKYKRFPCWLDQWLQQRKQLGLLSFLCAALHAVYSLCLPMRRSARYQLLNEASALSRGDKKNIWVEEEVWRMEIYLFFGILAIGMLSLLAVTSLPSVANSLNWREFNFIQSRLGFTALVVSTLHVLTFGWRKAFDSTQYKFYLPPTFAITLIVPCIVLPTKAFLFLPCVNRKLKRIRRGWETSHQAKFREPGEADSVAHFSMESTSRV